From the genome of Candidatus Ozemobacteraceae bacterium:
CGATGTCTCCCCTCTTACATTTCGTCATACGCGGAATCCTTCTCGTTGTCCCAGACCTCCTTCAACGCAGAGGTGGGTTTTGTGGTCATGGAATGCAGGTCCGCTTCTTCGGCATCGCGTTCCATCTGCGTCTTGATGCTTTCGAGGATAAACTCCTTCAGCGTCTTGCCGTGCAGAGCCGCATAGGCCTTTATCTTGCGATGCTCTTCAGGCGCGATATCGATCGTCAGCCGGTCCCGTTTCGCAGAAACTGACACATTTCCCCCTTTTTGTCACTTTGTAACAATGTAACATATTTCCATTCCGGGATGGCATTCCTGCAGCATGAAATCCACCCGTTCGCCCTGAGCTTGTCGAAGCCTGCCCTGAGCCTGTCGAAGGGGGGCGGCGAAAGCTTCTCGTGCTTCGACAGGCTCAGCACGAACGGGAATGTGACATTGGCGCTTGCGGGATCAGCTTTTAGCCGAACCTGCTCCGTGGGCCTTTTGCAGTGCTTCGATCTCGGCACGAGACAAACCGGTCACTTTTGAAATCAGCGAGATATCCAGACCCTCTCCGAGCATATTCATCACGACACTGACACGTTCCTCATCACGGCCCTCCTCGCGGCCTTGTTTCAAGGCGGCGTTGATCTGGGTGATGCGGATGCGTTCTTCCTTGTCGCGCTGTTCGAGGATGGCACGGGTGCGTTCGTCGGAGT
Proteins encoded in this window:
- a CDS encoding DUF1778 domain-containing protein, which produces MSVSAKRDRLTIDIAPEEHRKIKAYAALHGKTLKEFILESIKTQMERDAEEADLHSMTTKPTSALKEVWDNEKDSAYDEM